From a single Ignavibacteria bacterium genomic region:
- the hisA gene encoding 1-(5-phosphoribosyl)-5-[(5-phosphoribosylamino)methylideneamino]imidazole-4-carboxamide isomerase, with product MIVIPAIDLYQNKIVRLKEGDFSKVTFYENSPLEQARIFEESGFSWLHMVDLEGSRTGSVSVLETVREIKAKTGLKLEFGGGVRDEASVAKIFSSGADRVIIGSLSVENKKEFEAIVEKYGAEKVVVAADVKDGMIAVRGWTEKTAMSLKDHITYCMGRGVDTFLCTDISRDGMLSGTNIKLYQDIISEFPGIKLIASGGIKDIEDVRKVAELNAYAVVVGKAIYENRISLKELSEVG from the coding sequence ATGATTGTAATACCAGCAATAGATTTATATCAGAATAAAATTGTAAGACTTAAAGAAGGGGATTTTAGTAAGGTCACCTTCTACGAAAACAGCCCGCTCGAGCAGGCAAGGATTTTTGAAGAGAGCGGATTCTCCTGGCTCCACATGGTGGATCTGGAGGGCTCCAGGACGGGCAGCGTCTCGGTGCTTGAGACTGTAAGGGAGATAAAAGCCAAGACAGGACTTAAGTTGGAGTTTGGCGGGGGCGTAAGGGATGAGGCTTCAGTGGCCAAAATCTTTTCCTCAGGCGCCGACCGTGTAATAATCGGGTCTTTATCGGTAGAAAATAAAAAGGAATTTGAAGCTATAGTTGAAAAGTACGGAGCAGAAAAGGTAGTGGTTGCAGCCGACGTTAAAGACGGCATGATTGCCGTCAGAGGGTGGACGGAGAAGACCGCGATGTCATTAAAAGACCATATTACGTACTGCATGGGCCGGGGTGTGGATACTTTCCTTTGTACCGATATTTCGCGCGACGGAATGCTCTCGGGCACAAACATAAAACTCTACCAGGATATTATTAGTGAATTTCCGGGCATTAAGCTGATTGCCTCGGGAGGCATTAAGGATATTGAGGACGTCCGGAAAGTGGCGGAACTTAATGCTTACGCGGTTGTAGTAGGCAAGGCAATTTATGAAAACAGGATCAGCTTAAAGGAGCTTTCAGAAGTTGGTTAG
- the hisH gene encoding imidazole glycerol phosphate synthase subunit HisH, which produces MIALIDYDAGNTASVANALEKLGHEFVLTNKEADICRADKVIFPGVGEASFAIKQLHRYNLINLLRIVKKPLLGICLGMQLLSEYSTEGNIPCLGVVPGRVEKFDPAEVNVPHMGWNEVFQKKESKLFKDIKDGEFFYFANSYYLPAGEFTTAVANHGIDFTAALEKDNYYGIQFHPEKSGEAGLKLLNNFLEI; this is translated from the coding sequence ATGATAGCTCTTATTGACTATGACGCCGGAAATACCGCCTCGGTAGCCAACGCCCTGGAGAAGCTGGGGCACGAGTTTGTGCTAACCAACAAGGAGGCGGATATCTGCAGGGCGGATAAGGTTATATTCCCGGGGGTCGGAGAGGCATCATTTGCAATTAAGCAGCTTCACCGCTATAACTTGATTAATCTCTTAAGAATAGTTAAAAAGCCCCTTCTTGGCATATGTCTTGGGATGCAGCTCTTGAGTGAATATTCAACAGAAGGAAATATCCCGTGCTTGGGCGTTGTGCCGGGGAGGGTTGAGAAGTTCGATCCTGCAGAGGTTAACGTTCCGCATATGGGCTGGAATGAAGTTTTCCAGAAGAAGGAGAGCAAACTGTTTAAGGATATTAAAGACGGGGAGTTTTTCTACTTCGCAAATTCCTATTACCTGCCCGCGGGTGAATTTACAACCGCCGTGGCAAATCACGGCATCGATTTTACGGCAGCGTTGGAAAAAGATAATTATTACGGGATCCAGTTTCACCCGGAAAAGTCGGGCGAAGCGGGTCTTAAACTATTAAATAACTTTCTTGAAATATGA
- the hisB gene encoding imidazoleglycerol-phosphate dehydratase HisB produces MRHSIKTRKTKETDINVEVSLDGEGISEISTGVGFFDHMLEQISKHANIDLKVQVKGDLFVDEHHTVEDTGITLGQAISEALGDKLGIKRYGFFLPMDESSAKCAIDLGGRTYLNFKCKFKREKVGDFPVELTEEFFRGLSSGLKANVFLRAKGKNDHHKIEAMFKAFAKALNEALRMDERNEDKLPSTKGVL; encoded by the coding sequence CTGAGGCACTCCATAAAGACGAGGAAGACAAAAGAGACCGATATAAATGTTGAAGTTTCTTTAGACGGTGAGGGCATTTCTGAAATCTCAACCGGCGTCGGGTTTTTTGACCATATGCTAGAGCAGATTTCAAAGCATGCCAACATAGACCTCAAGGTTCAGGTTAAAGGGGATCTTTTTGTGGATGAACACCATACGGTTGAGGATACCGGCATAACGCTGGGCCAGGCGATAAGCGAAGCCCTGGGAGACAAACTCGGCATCAAGCGCTACGGGTTTTTCCTCCCCATGGATGAATCCAGTGCAAAATGCGCAATTGACTTAGGGGGCAGGACGTACCTCAACTTCAAGTGCAAATTCAAAAGAGAGAAAGTAGGCGACTTCCCCGTTGAGCTGACAGAGGAATTTTTCCGCGGACTCTCCTCCGGCCTCAAGGCAAACGTATTCCTGAGGGCCAAGGGGAAAAACGACCACCATAAGATTGAAGCCATGTTTAAGGCTTTTGCAAAAGCCTTAAATGAGGCCCTGAGGATGGATGAAAGAAATGAAGATAAATTACCATCAACAAAAGGAGTTTTATGA
- the hisC gene encoding histidinol-phosphate transaminase, with protein MMIEKLARKNILNLKPYTSARDMYSKGILLDANENSLGSTAEYYEDLYLNRYPDPHQEDLKKAAGEYLGVEGKNLFFGVGSDEIIDLIIRIFCEPKEDSVMILDPTYGMYQVACDINNVKTKSVNLTEEFQIDFEAVKKNFDETVKVIFLCSPNNPTGNLLKKSDVIKLAESFNAIIAVDEAYVDFAGDNSFIKEVNSHENLVIIRTFSKAWGLAGIRLGFCVANEEVIQLLFKVKAPYNVSSLTRQAVIGAIGNYGKKDEFVQKLISERERVKNELMKIPGILKVYPSDANYLLFKCRDAKLIQKKMADEGVIIRDRSSYEMLEGCLRVSIGTEYENNKFLDIIKKLL; from the coding sequence ATTATGATAGAAAAGTTAGCCAGAAAAAATATACTGAACCTGAAGCCGTATACTTCGGCAAGGGACATGTATTCAAAGGGAATACTCCTGGATGCAAATGAAAACAGCCTGGGATCTACGGCTGAATACTACGAGGATCTTTATCTTAACCGCTACCCCGACCCTCACCAGGAGGACCTGAAAAAAGCGGCAGGAGAATACCTGGGCGTTGAGGGGAAAAACCTCTTCTTCGGCGTTGGCTCCGACGAGATTATAGACCTTATAATCAGGATCTTCTGCGAGCCGAAAGAAGACTCGGTTATGATACTGGATCCCACATACGGCATGTACCAGGTGGCCTGCGACATAAATAACGTAAAGACAAAGTCAGTAAACCTGACCGAAGAGTTTCAGATAGATTTTGAAGCCGTAAAAAAGAATTTCGATGAGACGGTTAAAGTTATTTTCCTCTGCTCGCCAAATAATCCGACGGGCAACCTGTTAAAGAAAAGTGACGTCATAAAGCTTGCTGAGAGCTTCAATGCCATCATTGCTGTTGACGAAGCCTATGTTGATTTTGCAGGGGATAATTCATTTATTAAAGAGGTTAATAGCCATGAGAACCTGGTCATAATCAGAACCTTCTCCAAGGCGTGGGGACTTGCGGGCATAAGGCTCGGTTTCTGTGTGGCAAATGAAGAGGTAATTCAGCTCCTGTTCAAGGTTAAAGCCCCCTATAACGTCAGTTCACTTACAAGGCAGGCCGTGATCGGTGCTATTGGAAACTACGGGAAAAAAGACGAGTTTGTTCAAAAGCTCATCTCAGAAAGGGAGCGCGTTAAAAATGAGCTCATGAAAATTCCGGGCATATTAAAAGTCTATCCTTCAGACGCCAACTACCTTCTTTTTAAGTGCAGGGATGCAAAGCTCATTCAGAAGAAAATGGCAGACGAAGGGGTTATAATACGCGACAGGAGCTCCTACGAGATGCTTGAGGGATGCCTCAGGGTTTCAATAGGTACAGAATATGAAAACAATAAATTTCTGGACATAATTAAAAAACTCTTATAA